A stretch of the Methylacidiphilum caldifontis genome encodes the following:
- the amrB gene encoding AmmeMemoRadiSam system protein B, which translates to MNLEKLAMQTRAIHASCHGFSYPAEALECLTKFRSFFDAPGACCWPKNGTLAKEQRETIAILAPHIDFQVSPKAYTYAFSRWFSMSEADFFIILGVGHHSRIEWSIDNRDYITPLGRAYNKKELVENIERRVGFCLSDPLGHQKEHSIEFPLVFMQALRYWMGIQKPLYFLPVLCGGLYELILYNNGQEELLKMKKLAALLREIISLYKNRVGLIISIDGCHIGPRFGHPFKVTQEVLKNTDLWEKELWGYVEAQNFMGFINHLQKEKNIRFFDGVGAIALTMEIFKDQPVFFRRTYYEQWFEQRDNSVVTFSSGYLAY; encoded by the coding sequence ATGAATTTAGAAAAGCTCGCTATGCAAACCCGCGCTATTCATGCCAGCTGTCATGGTTTTTCATATCCTGCAGAAGCCCTAGAATGTTTGACAAAATTCCGTTCTTTTTTTGATGCCCCAGGAGCCTGTTGCTGGCCTAAAAATGGCACCCTTGCCAAAGAACAAAGAGAGACCATCGCAATTCTGGCTCCACACATAGATTTTCAGGTTAGTCCTAAAGCTTATACATATGCCTTTTCTCGATGGTTTTCCATGTCTGAAGCCGACTTTTTTATCATTCTTGGGGTTGGCCATCATAGCCGTATCGAATGGAGCATTGACAACCGAGACTACATCACTCCTCTAGGAAGGGCCTACAATAAAAAGGAGCTGGTCGAGAATATCGAAAGAAGAGTCGGGTTTTGTCTGTCTGATCCTTTAGGTCACCAAAAAGAACATTCGATAGAATTTCCTCTCGTCTTTATGCAGGCTTTACGTTACTGGATGGGCATCCAAAAACCCTTGTATTTTTTACCAGTCCTGTGTGGGGGATTATATGAATTGATCTTGTACAATAACGGTCAAGAGGAACTTTTAAAAATGAAGAAGCTTGCTGCTCTGCTTAGGGAAATCATATCCCTTTACAAAAACAGAGTTGGTCTGATTATCAGTATCGATGGGTGTCATATTGGTCCCCGATTCGGCCATCCCTTCAAAGTCACTCAAGAAGTACTGAAAAACACTGATTTATGGGAAAAAGAACTGTGGGGATATGTAGAAGCGCAAAATTTTATGGGATTTATCAACCACCTTCAAAAAGAAAAAAATATCCGTTTTTTCGATGGCGTTGGAGCCATCGCTTTAACGATGGAGATATTTAAAGACCAGCCTGTTTTTTTCAGGCGAACTTATTATGAACAATGGTTTGAACAGAGGGATAATTCTGTCGTAACTTTTTCCAGCGGTTATCTGGCTTATTAA
- a CDS encoding glucose-1-phosphate adenylyltransferase yields MNRSHLFSFSSMDVITVILGGGAGTRLFPLTKERAKPAVPLAGKYRLVDIPISLSINSGLRRIFILTQFNSSSLHRHIQQTYRFDDYSQGFVEILAAQQTPKGAYWYQGTADAVRQNLIHFGSHPHDMILILAGDQLYKMDYRVMIEQHIETCADVTVGITPVPIDMASSLGILRVNEEKRIVSFVEKPKEKDVLKEFAINDPFLSLYHLPKDRLFFFASMGIYVFNRKTLANALMGSEPDFGKDVIPSLIRSHRVFSYIYPGYWEDIGTISAFYQANLNLCDLHSNFDFYDSHFPIFTRPRYLPPSKIFNATIENSLIAEGCIVSGAKIIHSLVGIRSIVQPQACLMDTILLGNDYYETESQALAAEGHGLPRIGIGSHSAIEKTIIDKNCRIGNNVKISPQGKPQNYDGDFYYIRDGIVIIPKDGVVPHGTII; encoded by the coding sequence ATGAATAGATCCCATCTTTTTTCATTTTCTTCAATGGATGTCATCACCGTTATTCTTGGAGGGGGAGCAGGGACAAGGCTTTTCCCATTGACAAAAGAAAGAGCTAAACCCGCCGTTCCTTTGGCAGGCAAATATCGGCTTGTAGATATTCCAATAAGCTTATCCATTAATTCCGGATTAAGGAGAATATTTATACTCACCCAATTTAATAGCTCTTCCTTGCATAGACACATCCAGCAAACCTATAGGTTTGACGATTACTCCCAAGGATTTGTCGAAATTCTGGCCGCCCAACAAACTCCAAAAGGAGCTTATTGGTATCAGGGAACAGCTGACGCGGTTAGACAAAACCTTATCCATTTTGGAAGCCATCCTCACGACATGATATTAATCCTTGCTGGAGATCAACTTTACAAGATGGATTACCGGGTCATGATTGAACAACACATCGAGACCTGTGCCGACGTAACCGTTGGCATTACACCGGTTCCCATAGATATGGCTTCTTCACTGGGTATTTTGAGGGTCAATGAAGAAAAAAGGATCGTATCTTTCGTTGAAAAACCCAAAGAGAAAGATGTCCTTAAGGAATTTGCCATTAACGATCCTTTTTTAAGCCTTTATCACCTACCTAAAGATCGGCTCTTTTTCTTCGCTTCCATGGGAATATATGTCTTTAATCGTAAAACCCTTGCTAATGCCCTTATGGGCTCTGAACCAGATTTCGGCAAAGATGTCATTCCTTCTTTAATTCGATCTCACCGAGTTTTTTCTTATATTTATCCCGGATATTGGGAGGATATCGGAACGATCTCGGCTTTTTACCAAGCCAACCTCAATCTTTGCGATCTGCACTCCAACTTCGACTTTTATGATAGCCATTTCCCCATATTTACCCGTCCCCGCTACCTACCCCCCTCAAAAATTTTCAACGCTACAATCGAAAATTCACTCATTGCTGAGGGTTGCATTGTTTCGGGAGCAAAAATTATCCATTCTCTTGTAGGAATAAGAAGTATTGTTCAACCTCAAGCCTGTCTTATGGATACTATACTGCTTGGAAACGATTATTATGAGACAGAAAGCCAGGCACTAGCTGCCGAAGGCCATGGCTTGCCAAGAATAGGGATAGGGAGTCATTCTGCAATTGAAAAAACAATCATAGACAAGAATTGTCGCATTGGAAACAACGTAAAAATTTCTCCCCAAGGCAAACCTCAAAATTATGATGGGGATTTTTATTACATCAGGGATGGGATCGTTATTATTCCAAAGGATGGAGTGGTCCCACATGGCACGATTATTTGA
- the glmS gene encoding glutamine--fructose-6-phosphate transaminase (isomerizing) has translation MCGIFAYLGKKEAQPILLDGLKRLEYRGYDSSGIAIADGKRIEVIKKKGRIADLVQLIGPRQFHGRLGISHTRWATHGIPSDENAHPHFDQSQCLSLVHNGVIENYQLLKQRLLNFGHKFQSETDTEVLAHLIGYYYEQEKIDDPYQRLIHALKRSLKEISGTYGIALIHSDVPNLLLGARRGSPLVLGIGNDEFFLSSDVTAICPYAHRVVYLNDGDLVAITLDTFDIQSLNQSLNKSNNGFEIRDVDQLEMTASLKGFPHYMLKEIYDQPEAIRNAFRGRLIHEEATAKLGGLNMSPQELLRIERIQIIGCGSARHAGIVGEYLIESLAHIPAEVEFSSEFRYKNSPLDRHTVVFAVSQSGETADTLAAVKEAKRKGLKVLGICNRVGSSIARETEGGVFMHAGPEIAVAATKSFSSQVLIFSLLALLLGRLRYLSAREGHEIVEAIEALPDQVAEVIKLDSQVKELARKYVQSRRFLLFGRQFQYGVALEGALKIKEISYCCAEGNPSAELKHGIIALIDKSTPSIFLCPKDGVYDKNISNMEEIKARGGPIIAIATENDDQVAKIADEVLYIPKAPEYLTPILTVIPLQLFAYHLAIFLGRDVDKPRNLAKSVTVE, from the coding sequence ATGTGTGGGATTTTTGCATACTTGGGGAAAAAGGAAGCCCAACCGATTTTGCTTGATGGGTTGAAACGGTTGGAATATCGAGGCTATGATTCGAGTGGGATTGCCATCGCGGACGGCAAAAGGATAGAAGTGATCAAAAAGAAAGGAAGAATTGCCGACCTTGTACAACTTATCGGCCCAAGACAATTTCATGGCCGGTTGGGTATAAGTCATACCCGCTGGGCAACTCACGGTATACCTAGCGATGAAAATGCTCACCCACATTTTGATCAATCCCAATGTCTTTCTTTGGTCCATAATGGGGTAATAGAAAATTACCAGCTTTTGAAGCAAAGATTACTCAATTTTGGACATAAGTTTCAATCAGAAACGGATACAGAAGTCCTTGCTCATCTTATAGGCTATTATTATGAGCAGGAAAAAATAGACGATCCCTATCAACGGCTTATTCATGCTCTTAAGCGGTCGCTTAAGGAAATCAGTGGAACCTATGGTATAGCTTTAATCCACTCCGACGTTCCTAACCTTCTTTTAGGAGCAAGGCGAGGTAGCCCCTTGGTTTTAGGCATAGGAAACGACGAGTTTTTTTTAAGCAGTGATGTGACCGCGATTTGTCCTTATGCCCATAGGGTCGTTTACTTAAACGATGGGGATCTGGTTGCCATCACTCTGGACACATTCGATATCCAATCCTTGAACCAATCCTTAAACAAATCGAATAATGGGTTTGAAATTAGAGATGTTGATCAATTGGAAATGACTGCCAGTCTGAAGGGCTTTCCTCACTACATGCTTAAAGAGATCTATGATCAGCCTGAGGCGATCAGAAATGCTTTCCGTGGACGCTTGATTCATGAAGAAGCAACGGCCAAGCTTGGAGGCCTTAATATGAGCCCACAAGAGCTTCTTAGAATAGAGAGGATTCAAATAATCGGTTGTGGTTCAGCAAGGCATGCGGGTATTGTGGGTGAATACCTGATCGAGTCCTTGGCTCATATTCCAGCCGAAGTCGAATTTTCAAGCGAATTTAGGTATAAAAATTCTCCATTGGATAGGCACACGGTTGTGTTTGCAGTTAGCCAATCTGGAGAGACCGCTGATACGCTTGCGGCTGTAAAAGAAGCGAAAAGAAAGGGGCTTAAAGTCCTGGGCATTTGTAATCGCGTCGGTAGTTCAATAGCTAGGGAGACAGAAGGAGGGGTCTTCATGCATGCAGGACCTGAAATTGCCGTTGCAGCGACAAAATCATTTAGTTCACAGGTTCTGATATTTTCTCTGCTTGCTTTGCTTTTAGGCCGATTAAGGTATCTTTCTGCTCGGGAAGGACATGAAATTGTTGAAGCGATCGAAGCGTTACCTGATCAGGTAGCCGAAGTGATCAAGTTAGATTCACAGGTAAAAGAACTTGCAAGAAAATACGTTCAAAGCCGAAGGTTTTTGCTTTTTGGCCGACAGTTCCAATACGGGGTTGCCTTGGAAGGAGCACTGAAGATTAAAGAAATCTCTTATTGTTGTGCTGAAGGCAATCCTTCTGCGGAATTGAAACATGGCATTATAGCTTTAATTGATAAGTCTACCCCAAGTATTTTTCTTTGCCCAAAAGATGGGGTATATGACAAGAACATAAGCAACATGGAAGAAATCAAAGCCAGGGGAGGGCCTATCATTGCTATTGCAACTGAAAATGACGACCAGGTTGCTAAGATAGCTGATGAGGTGTTGTATATTCCTAAAGCCCCAGAATATCTTACGCCAATACTCACCGTTATTCCTCTTCAATTGTTTGCTTATCACTTAGCTATTTTTCTGGGTAGAGATGTGGACAAACCAAGAAATTTGGCTAAAAGTGTAACGGTTGAATAG
- a CDS encoding NAD(P)H-dependent glycerol-3-phosphate dehydrogenase, protein MKIGILGQGRWGKTIKKLLEENHFKPLSFHHTDTDWKEKLDCLCVVIPVQHVRETLSHFPHPQCPVISLSKGLEVSTGKRVTEIIKDIWKNAKVGALSGPNFSEEISAGLPAASVVAAEEENLGKFFQNIFHSKRFRVYRSTDLIGVELGGALKNIYAIAGGLCYGLKLGENAHASLLTRSLSEMTRLGIAAGGKAETFFGLSGVGDLLLTASSMKSRNFRLGTRLASGIPLNEATALESSVIEGLPTTLSVQRSFLFSKQKKPIADEIYRILYENKKIHESVLDLLERQVGEED, encoded by the coding sequence ATGAAAATCGGCATTCTTGGCCAAGGTCGATGGGGTAAAACAATCAAAAAACTTCTTGAAGAAAACCATTTCAAACCGCTCAGTTTCCACCATACTGACACTGATTGGAAAGAGAAACTAGACTGCCTGTGTGTGGTTATACCCGTTCAACATGTCCGAGAAACTCTTTCCCATTTTCCCCATCCTCAATGCCCAGTAATAAGCTTGAGCAAGGGATTAGAGGTCAGTACTGGCAAAAGGGTCACAGAAATAATCAAGGATATTTGGAAGAATGCAAAGGTTGGGGCACTCTCCGGTCCAAATTTTTCTGAAGAAATCTCTGCAGGTCTTCCTGCTGCCTCTGTCGTTGCAGCAGAAGAAGAAAACCTAGGGAAATTTTTCCAAAATATTTTTCATTCTAAGCGATTTCGAGTTTATCGATCAACCGATCTCATCGGTGTAGAGCTAGGAGGAGCCCTAAAAAATATTTATGCTATTGCCGGGGGGCTTTGCTATGGATTAAAGCTTGGAGAAAATGCCCATGCTTCTCTTCTGACTCGCTCATTGTCTGAAATGACAAGACTGGGAATAGCTGCAGGCGGAAAAGCCGAAACCTTTTTTGGCCTCAGTGGGGTAGGAGACCTGTTGCTTACTGCAAGCAGTATGAAAAGCAGGAATTTTAGGTTGGGGACAAGGCTTGCCTCCGGTATTCCTCTGAATGAAGCAACCGCCTTAGAATCTTCTGTCATAGAAGGCTTACCCACAACTCTTTCTGTCCAACGAAGCTTCCTTTTTTCAAAACAGAAAAAACCCATCGCTGATGAAATTTATAGAATACTCTATGAGAACAAAAAAATTCATGAATCGGTATTGGATCTTTTAGAACGACAGGTCGGTGAAGAGGATTAA
- the plsY gene encoding glycerol-3-phosphate 1-O-acyltransferase PlsY has protein sequence MEAILISPFFLLGGILFSFLLGSIPFGFLIGQAKGVDIRQLGSKNIGATNVGRILGWKWALVVLVLDFLKGFLPVFLVIWLRFSLNSTSVDLFALLCGLFAIFGHNYTPWLKGKGGKGIATSAGVLAALMPKVFFFLVIVWLSVFFLTRIVSISSICVALLFPLFSFLLYPNSPLFFFFSIAASCLALWRHRSNIKRILNGTEPKLKFSKQNK, from the coding sequence ATGGAAGCTATTCTTATTTCGCCCTTTTTTCTCTTGGGTGGTATTCTTTTTTCTTTCTTGTTGGGTTCTATTCCCTTTGGATTTTTGATCGGTCAAGCCAAGGGAGTAGACATCCGGCAGCTTGGCAGTAAAAACATTGGGGCTACCAATGTGGGAAGAATACTAGGATGGAAATGGGCTCTCGTTGTCCTTGTACTGGATTTCTTAAAAGGTTTCCTACCTGTTTTTCTTGTCATTTGGCTTCGGTTTAGTCTTAATTCAACCTCAGTTGATCTTTTTGCTCTGCTTTGCGGTCTTTTTGCCATTTTCGGCCATAATTATACCCCTTGGCTTAAAGGAAAAGGAGGCAAAGGTATTGCCACTTCTGCAGGAGTACTCGCTGCTCTCATGCCTAAGGTGTTCTTTTTTCTTGTCATTGTGTGGTTATCGGTATTTTTTTTAACTCGCATCGTTTCCATTAGCTCTATCTGTGTTGCCTTGTTATTTCCTCTCTTTAGCTTTTTGCTTTATCCTAACAGCCCGCTCTTTTTCTTTTTCTCTATTGCGGCCTCTTGTTTGGCGCTCTGGAGGCATCGATCCAATATCAAAAGAATTTTAAATGGAACAGAACCAAAATTGAAATTTTCAAAACAAAATAAATGA
- the aroC gene encoding chorismate synthase, with translation MPNTFGHLFRITTWGESHGKGVGVVVDGCPSRIPLTEEDIQKELDRRRPGQSKITTQRKEKDIAAILSGTFNGMTLGTPIMIWVKNEDARPEAYAEMEYIYRPSHADFTYQLKYGIRNWQGGGRASARETIGRVAGGAVAGKVLHTIYPSLEVISWVSEVHGLKAMCDPNTVSKESIESNILRWPDASNLEQVLKEIETAQREGDSVGGVIECVVRGMPTGLGEPVFDKLEADLAKAMLSLPASKGFEIGSGFRAARMKGSEHNDPFYMEGNKVRTRTNWSGGVQGGISNGENLYFRVAFKPVATLAREQQTVTVTGEEVILRARGRHDPCVLPRAVPIVEAMTKLVLADHALRQKALDLTAKSF, from the coding sequence ATGCCCAATACTTTTGGACATTTATTCCGTATAACGACCTGGGGAGAATCCCATGGCAAAGGGGTAGGAGTAGTTGTTGACGGTTGTCCTTCAAGAATTCCTTTGACCGAAGAAGATATCCAAAAGGAGCTTGATCGCAGACGACCAGGTCAAAGCAAAATCACGACACAAAGGAAAGAAAAAGACATAGCGGCCATCCTTTCTGGAACATTTAATGGAATGACTCTGGGAACTCCCATAATGATTTGGGTTAAAAATGAAGATGCACGTCCTGAAGCTTATGCAGAGATGGAATATATTTACAGGCCCTCCCATGCTGATTTCACTTATCAACTCAAATATGGAATACGTAATTGGCAGGGTGGGGGCAGAGCCTCAGCAAGGGAAACTATTGGCAGAGTTGCAGGAGGAGCGGTTGCTGGCAAAGTTCTTCATACGATTTATCCTTCATTAGAAGTAATCAGTTGGGTTTCTGAAGTACACGGGCTAAAGGCCATGTGTGATCCTAACACGGTCAGTAAAGAGAGTATCGAGTCGAATATCCTACGGTGGCCCGACGCAAGCAATCTTGAACAGGTTTTGAAAGAAATCGAAACAGCACAAAGAGAAGGAGATAGTGTAGGGGGGGTGATTGAATGCGTAGTGAGAGGAATGCCAACAGGGCTGGGTGAGCCTGTTTTTGATAAACTCGAAGCTGATCTTGCAAAGGCGATGTTGAGTTTGCCCGCTTCTAAAGGATTTGAAATCGGCTCGGGGTTTCGGGCAGCTCGAATGAAAGGATCAGAACATAACGATCCCTTTTACATGGAAGGCAACAAGGTAAGAACGAGAACAAATTGGAGCGGGGGTGTCCAGGGAGGGATAAGTAACGGGGAAAATCTTTATTTTCGTGTAGCCTTTAAACCTGTGGCAACGCTTGCTCGTGAACAACAGACAGTGACCGTAACAGGGGAAGAAGTCATCTTACGGGCTAGAGGTAGACATGATCCTTGTGTGCTTCCTCGAGCTGTACCTATAGTCGAAGCCATGACAAAGCTTGTTCTGGCTGACCATGCCTTAAGACAGAAAGCATTAGACTTAACCGCTAAGAGTTTTTAA
- a CDS encoding shikimate kinase gives MPRHIVLVGMMGAGKTSVGLWLAKAKAIPLYDLDQLIEEKEGKTIPQIFATEGVEYFREKEMELVNQIVSFPPGVVATGGGTLINPLNFMLLKRHGRLFYLQASLDLLWVRLKDKTDRPLLLGKEPKITLERLLKERESLYKAADIEIAVEGKTVEQLGELLWNYWEKMEKTNLS, from the coding sequence ATGCCAAGGCATATTGTACTGGTGGGAATGATGGGAGCGGGGAAAACAAGTGTGGGTTTATGGCTGGCTAAAGCCAAAGCGATCCCTCTCTATGATCTGGATCAGTTGATCGAGGAAAAAGAGGGCAAAACTATACCTCAAATTTTTGCAACTGAAGGGGTAGAATATTTTAGAGAGAAAGAGATGGAGCTAGTAAACCAGATTGTCTCCTTCCCTCCTGGAGTAGTAGCTACAGGTGGGGGAACCCTAATCAATCCGTTAAACTTTATGCTTTTAAAGCGTCATGGGCGACTGTTTTATCTTCAAGCCTCGTTGGATCTTTTGTGGGTTAGGTTAAAAGACAAAACAGATAGGCCTCTTCTTTTGGGTAAGGAACCCAAAATTACCCTCGAAAGATTGTTGAAAGAAAGGGAATCCCTCTATAAAGCTGCAGATATTGAAATTGCGGTTGAAGGTAAAACGGTTGAACAGCTTGGAGAACTTTTATGGAACTATTGGGAAAAAATGGAAAAGACAAATCTTTCCTAA
- a CDS encoding pyrroline-5-carboxylate reductase family protein, protein MELLGKNGKDKSFLKSLRVGFIGPGKMARALLSGLALRNERKWLCNTIWVSGRSKESLESFARFFEQEKVQLTLDNVELVKNTDLIFLCVKPFQAETVLRQIESVGLDKWIISVVAGLSIKKIKHILPHCLIVRTMPNLACQIGKGIVPFAIEEETQKNKQLVSLIHLALLPLGQPIAISEELMSAVTVLTGCGPAYICMLMIGLIEKAKAFGFAEVEAEQLIEDMVLGTILLLKETKKTPYKLLSEVKTPHGITEAAYQLMVRKGWEDILIEAIETANKKAEELESRL, encoded by the coding sequence ATGGAACTATTGGGAAAAAATGGAAAAGACAAATCTTTCCTAAAAAGTTTGCGTGTTGGATTTATTGGTCCTGGTAAAATGGCAAGGGCTCTTTTAAGCGGTCTTGCATTAAGGAATGAAAGAAAATGGCTTTGCAATACAATATGGGTTTCAGGTCGTTCCAAAGAGAGTCTTGAGTCCTTTGCAAGGTTTTTTGAGCAAGAAAAAGTCCAGCTCACTTTGGATAATGTGGAACTGGTCAAAAATACAGATCTGATTTTTTTATGCGTAAAGCCTTTTCAGGCAGAAACTGTCCTAAGACAGATAGAATCAGTGGGTCTTGACAAATGGATTATCTCTGTTGTAGCTGGACTGTCTATAAAAAAAATAAAACACATTTTGCCCCATTGCCTGATTGTTCGAACCATGCCCAACCTTGCCTGTCAAATTGGCAAGGGGATTGTTCCCTTTGCTATAGAAGAAGAGACTCAGAAAAACAAACAGTTGGTCAGTCTCATTCATTTAGCACTCTTACCTCTGGGCCAACCTATTGCTATCAGTGAGGAGCTGATGTCAGCGGTTACCGTGTTAACGGGCTGCGGCCCTGCTTACATCTGCATGCTCATGATCGGGCTCATCGAGAAAGCTAAAGCCTTTGGGTTTGCTGAAGTCGAGGCTGAACAGTTAATCGAAGATATGGTTCTTGGTACGATTTTATTGCTCAAAGAAACAAAAAAAACCCCTTATAAACTCCTTTCAGAAGTCAAAACACCTCATGGAATAACTGAAGCAGCTTACCAGCTAATGGTACGTAAAGGTTGGGAAGATATTTTGATAGAAGCGATAGAAACGGCCAACAAAAAAGCCGAAGAGCTGGAATCCCGTCTTTAA
- a CDS encoding O-methyltransferase yields MSLTFFPINKQMYDYAVCHRSHHSDPVMVELRKETLALGEIAEMAIPPEEESFLSIIVAASRVEKAIEVGTFTGIGAMAIARALPVTGKLLCCEINPQWISIASKYWAKAGLESKIEVRIGPALETIKYLKEDRFFDFAFIDADKQNYENYYELLLPRIRPNGLIVFDNMLWKGKVVCPDITDKDSVVLSRLNEKLKDDPRVESVLIPMADGVVIARKKG; encoded by the coding sequence ATGAGCCTGACCTTTTTTCCCATTAACAAACAAATGTATGATTATGCTGTTTGTCACCGCAGCCATCACTCCGATCCAGTAATGGTTGAATTGAGAAAAGAAACGCTTGCTTTAGGAGAGATTGCCGAAATGGCTATACCTCCGGAAGAAGAAAGTTTTCTATCGATTATTGTTGCAGCTTCTAGGGTAGAAAAAGCGATAGAAGTAGGCACTTTTACGGGCATAGGAGCCATGGCTATAGCTAGAGCCTTGCCGGTAACGGGCAAGCTTCTTTGTTGCGAAATCAATCCTCAATGGATCTCCATTGCTTCTAAATATTGGGCAAAAGCGGGTTTGGAAAGCAAAATTGAAGTCCGTATTGGTCCTGCATTAGAGACAATAAAATATCTGAAGGAAGATCGCTTTTTTGACTTTGCTTTTATTGATGCGGATAAACAGAATTATGAAAATTATTATGAGTTGTTATTACCTAGGATCAGACCAAATGGACTTATTGTTTTTGACAACATGCTGTGGAAGGGTAAGGTAGTCTGTCCTGATATCACTGATAAAGACTCTGTTGTTTTAAGTCGATTGAATGAGAAGTTAAAAGATGATCCAAGGGTTGAATCCGTACTTATCCCCATGGCCGATGGAGTCGTCATAGCAAGGAAGAAAGGATAA
- the trxA gene encoding thioredoxin, with protein MIFDVSDFQKEVIERSQIKPVVVDFWAAWCGPCRMLSPILEELAEQAKDRWDLAKLNVDELNEVAIECGVSGIPDVRIFISGKEKDRFIGLQPKIAIQNWLEKNLGEGTKKAKWQDSIELFQQGKFHESYVAFEKAKDKPEDAQDSLTCARLVLLANPQKALEMLDSSDRLEDPELFDAISFLARLLLGKEIENWADEKQKKDFMEGIEALKSMDVEKALSQWISLLHQNKNVGQGLVLKAVRSLFYYLGHRHPLSLKYSRPFSTAINI; from the coding sequence ATGATTTTCGATGTTAGCGATTTCCAGAAAGAAGTTATTGAAAGAAGTCAAATCAAGCCTGTTGTTGTCGATTTTTGGGCTGCTTGGTGTGGGCCTTGCCGTATGCTCTCGCCCATCCTTGAAGAGTTGGCTGAACAAGCAAAAGACAGGTGGGATTTAGCAAAATTGAATGTTGATGAATTGAATGAAGTGGCCATAGAATGTGGGGTGAGTGGGATTCCAGATGTAAGAATTTTTATTTCAGGCAAAGAAAAAGATCGTTTTATTGGCCTACAACCCAAAATAGCTATACAGAACTGGCTTGAAAAAAACCTTGGAGAAGGCACAAAAAAAGCAAAATGGCAAGATTCGATCGAACTGTTTCAACAGGGAAAGTTTCATGAATCTTATGTGGCTTTTGAAAAAGCCAAGGATAAACCTGAGGATGCTCAAGATAGCTTGACATGTGCTCGGTTAGTACTCTTGGCTAATCCTCAAAAGGCATTGGAAATGCTGGATTCTTCTGACCGATTGGAAGATCCTGAGCTTTTTGATGCGATATCGTTTTTAGCCCGTTTATTGCTTGGAAAAGAAATTGAAAATTGGGCGGATGAGAAGCAAAAAAAAGATTTTATGGAAGGGATAGAGGCTCTTAAGTCAATGGATGTAGAAAAAGCACTTTCTCAATGGATAAGTCTTCTTCATCAAAATAAAAATGTGGGCCAAGGGTTGGTTTTGAAAGCTGTTCGTAGTTTATTCTATTATCTTGGGCACAGACATCCTCTTTCTCTTAAATATAGTCGCCCTTTTTCTACGGCCATAAATATCTAG
- a CDS encoding cation diffusion facilitator family transporter, protein MSSSLDQRIFRYILLSLLLNFIFAATKISVGLIGHSSALIADGIESVADIGSSILVWLGIKISQMPPDFNHPFGHGKADPISALIISTLLIFLTFFVSYEAIKSLWQPSALPSVYTLPILVLVIISKEFFFRIFRKLAKKTDSLVLLTNSWHHRYDAFSSLAAFLGILVALITGWKLADALAALVSGAIILWNSIQLLHPSFLEIMDTAPPKNIELQIRNLAKEVPGVINIEKCRIRKSGQGLLMDIHVVVSGSITVREGHTIGHKVKEKLCSADSVKITDVVVHVEPVD, encoded by the coding sequence ATGAGCTCTTCCCTAGATCAAAGAATTTTTCGCTATATTCTTCTAAGCCTACTCTTAAATTTTATTTTCGCTGCAACTAAAATTTCTGTAGGTTTAATCGGCCATTCTTCAGCTTTAATAGCCGACGGCATAGAATCTGTTGCCGACATAGGGTCATCTATTCTTGTATGGCTAGGGATCAAGATATCGCAAATGCCACCTGATTTCAATCATCCTTTCGGTCATGGGAAGGCTGATCCGATTTCGGCTTTGATTATTTCTACTCTTTTGATTTTTTTGACGTTTTTTGTATCCTATGAGGCGATTAAAAGCCTCTGGCAGCCTTCAGCACTGCCATCGGTCTATACTCTACCGATTTTGGTGTTGGTTATTATCAGCAAGGAATTTTTTTTCAGAATATTTAGAAAACTGGCAAAGAAAACAGACAGCCTTGTATTACTTACCAATTCCTGGCATCATCGCTATGATGCTTTTTCTTCTCTAGCCGCCTTTTTGGGAATTCTCGTTGCCTTGATTACGGGCTGGAAACTGGCAGATGCTTTAGCCGCCCTTGTATCCGGAGCAATCATTCTTTGGAATAGCATTCAACTTTTACATCCCTCATTTTTAGAAATCATGGACACAGCTCCACCTAAAAACATTGAACTCCAAATAAGGAACCTTGCGAAAGAAGTCCCAGGAGTAATCAATATAGAAAAATGTCGTATTCGCAAAAGTGGACAAGGTTTACTGATGGACATTCATGTAGTTGTTTCAGGCTCCATCACTGTCAGGGAGGGACATACTATTGGACACAAGGTTAAAGAGAAGCTATGTTCTGCAGACTCAGTAAAAATAACCGATGTTGTTGTGCATGTTGAACCTGTGGATTAA